The segment GAAATGTGTTTACTCACCAAGTCCAAGCAAGTAATGGGCGTTGCAGTACAGGAACTGGAGATCCTCCTCTGTCCCCAGGGTTGCCTTTCTGAGGTCGTTGAAGTCTTTCTTCATGAGCTTGTTTGGAGCGGCTCTGTCAGACATCAGTCCTGAACACTTCTGCAGAGCTGCTTTGAAGCAGCGTTCTGTGTCGTCTTTGTCGTAGACTTGCGCCACTTCTTGGAGGAGACTGACGGTAACATCCACAAGAGTCTTGGCGTCTTCTGTAGCTACCTCTGTGAATCCACAGCTGAGGGACCCTGCACTTGTGGTCACTTGTTGACCCACATATTTCCGGTGGTCCCGTGTTGTTCCGTCAAAATGAATATCAAAATTGTCAGAGTCAAGCACAGTCTCGGCAACATGGTATTTAGCCAGGTAGTGCCCTTGATCCGCAAACCGCAGAGATGTGCGTTCAGATGGTACATCTTTGTCGTCGATATCGGTGTGGAACAGATTGCGCGCAACTGTTTGGATGACATGGCCACTGTTCTTTGCAGAAACCCCACAAGAAATGAGTCCAATGGTAGTTTTGATGACATCATGCGTGAATTTCTTCCTGGGGCCCTCCTCTGTTGTCTTCACAGTATGTACTACAGCTTCTTCAAGAAGATCAGCAGTCAGCTGATTATGTCTGTCCAAGTCTTGTTGTCGCTTCTCCTTCACACTGTTCAATTTGGCTCTCAGACTTGAATTAGCAGTCTGACACAACTTGAGTTTGTGCTTCAGACGCTCAATTGTTTGAATGCACCCACCATCCTCATGATCTTTCagattttcttctctcttttttaagTTGGTTTCCTGCCTTTTCAGTCTCTTGTAAAAGTTTGTTTGCCGAATTTTGCCGATGTACTCCTTGGCACTGCACAACTGGGTTTCCACACATTTTATGTGAGATGCACTACGTTCAGCTTTGCCTTGAAGTTTTGTCAAGTCTGCCTGCAAGATGGTTACGCTTTGAGTTTTCTCTTTGAGAAGGTCCTTGTAAATCATCTCTCGGTTCTTTGCTTCCAACAGACTCCCACTGAGCTCTTCATTGCTCCTGCGTAGTGCAGCTAACTGCCTGCCACTTGATGCAATCTTTAGATGAGTCAATTCATCTCCGGTTGGATGGTCAGCTGGGGGTGTTGCAGGTGCATTCTCTATTGCACAAGGCACAACAGACGGGACAGTAGGCATCGCAGATACCAGGGGAAAATGAGACTGCTGTTGAAATAAATAGTCTTTCAGCTTCGCCTCGTTGTTGCCTCTGTGCAGACTTTTAGAGAAAGTGTCATATGGTTTGCGTACTTTGTCGAGTCTTGCTCTAAGCTGCTTGTCAGACAAGTCTGAAATGTTAAGTCCAACATGTGTAAACCACTGCCTGCACAAAGTATGCCTCTCGTCTTTCTGGAACATGAGTAAGTCAATTAGTGTCCCATTTGTCACTAGTTCTGTAGGGCTGGGCAGGTCACACAGAGAGTCAGGAGACAGAAGATGGCGTCTTGTAAGTCACAACTTCTGCAAGAAGGGCCCAATGTTTCTGGTATTAATTTCCTCGCCCACATCAGCATACACAAATGCAACAATATCACCTTCACTAGAGTGGACTTCAgcagcttgtttgtttgcacgCCTGACCTCTTCCTTCAGGGTTGtatgaagaagaagactgtTGTCACAGATGGAAGAAAACAGAGTCTCCATATCCTCCCATGATTTCCCAAGCTGAAGCCGCAACTGATCAAGTTGGATGAGGAGACGATTTGTAAGGACTTGATGCTTGGGGAGGGCAACTTTTCTTCCTCGTCCTGCGCTTGACATCCATCTGCTTAGTCGATCAAAGTTGTCATCttctgaataaaataaaaacaaaactcatgAGTAAATTGACATCTTTAAATCAAATGGTTTGTCTcatctgtgttttgttttgaactcTATGATAATAGTTACTTCACTTTTGctctaaaaaaattttttaaaagagagagagagagagcacttaAATGTGGACTTTTGCACTTCTAAAACTATATCTGAGAAGCAATTGCGTGTAAACAAGGTGCACTTTTCACGTAAAGAATTATTTCTTTCAGGCTACAACACGAAAAAAGCCAAATAGTAGAAAACGAAACCTGACTGAGTTATTCTTTGAAACCTTCGACGCCTTACTTCCGGTCTAACACTTTCGTACACAACAGTCAATATCTACGCTTAAATGTGCCATCCTGTTACAATAATGACAAAAATACTATCAAATAAGTTCAAAGTATCAACCAAAGTACATAAAGTCAACAGGAAAGACagcaagaaaaataaaaagcttCGACACCAGTAGCGTATGAGCGAAACACAGTACAATTTCAGACCGGTCCACTTCACCACTTTGATTTACAATCTACACGAAGATACagacaagagaaacaaaatatagGCCTAAGCTTCTTTAGATAACTTtaatacaacaaaacaaaacaatatttaCCGATGAAAGGCCTGAATGCGTTGAGCCAAGGGTAATCTGTACTGTTCTCAATCGCAGCATTTGAACCTCGATTCGCCATTGTTGACATGCGAACatgtgtgtggtttgaatgTGAAGGTCGGCTTTCCCGGCTTGCGATTGGCTCCCATTGACCTGACCTCTTAGTTTCGTATATCACTGTTTTCAGCAGAAAACAAGCTTTCCAGCGCACTATAAGACTTGCAGTGTATTTTGTACGGTTTGTGAGATACAAAGGTTTAAAAACAAGCAATAGTTTTGAACTAAAAGTTCAAAATTTTCCATCCATTCTTTGGGAATAAAACTTATACGAAAACAATCTACAGGAAGAGATGAACCAAAATATGGTAATTATATGCTAATTTGAAGGTTGTGGGGTCAAGGAGAAAAGAATTTCCCCAACAGCTGTAGATCGTGGTTCAAAGCAACGCGAGAAAAGGAGCGTCAGCCACCGAGGGATTTGCCGACCGTGGTCAAGTTTGGAATTaaatttctctctcacacactcatatttgacaaaacaagacacattAATAAAAGATTGAAAAAATGATCTTTATTTTGataccattttttttaaaatttggttAGTAATTGCTGAAGCAGAGTAAGTTGAAAAGTGCCATATTTCACTCAAGTTTTGCCTTTCCCGCACTGCTGCTGATAGCACTGCTGGTACCTAGTATAATTATTTGCTTTGAATTGATGGGTCATTGAACTCTCAGAAACACATTAGTTCATTGAGTGTAATGTCCTTTGGTCTTACCTGACTGAAAAGTGTTTTGTAAGTGTCTGATGtgcatttttttaaagtttttagaTGACCAGCGCTTTTtaatcatatgtgtgtgtgtccatgcatcTTAACATCATTGTGGGGTAATGTGTGTATTTAATCC is part of the Littorina saxatilis isolate snail1 linkage group LG15, US_GU_Lsax_2.0, whole genome shotgun sequence genome and harbors:
- the LOC138948025 gene encoding uncharacterized protein; the encoded protein is MFQKDERHTLCRQWFTHVGLNISDLSDKQLRARLDKVRKPYDTFSKSLHRGNNEAKLKDYLFQQQSHFPLVSAMPTVPSVVPCAIENAPATPPADHPTGDELTHLKIASSGRQLAALRRSNEELSGSLLEAKNREMIYKDLLKEKTQSVTILQADLTKLQGKAERSASHIKCVETQLCSAKEYIGKIRQTNFYKRLKRQETNLKKREENLKDHEDGGCIQTIERLKHKLKLCQTANSSLRAKLNSVKEKRQQDLDRHNQLTADLLEEAVVHTVKTTEEGPRKKFTHDVIKTTIGLISCGVSAKNSGHVIQTVARNLFHTDIDDKDVPSERTSLRFADQGHYLAKYHVAETVLDSDNFDIHFDGTTRDHRKYVGQQVTTSAGSLSCGFTEVATEDAKTLVDVTVSLLQEVAQVYDKDDTERCFKAALQKCSGLMSDRAAPNKLMKKDFNDLRKATLGTEEDLQFLYCNAHYLLGLGTSAEKSLKELQTEWGQQRIGRDNAAQFGHWQAKEAAAVRYVRMACEVLGPRGDDQCGCRDAWLAYCEMTNKTSTVPSFKSNRFNSIFYGATKLLAHRDDIIEFLSDYMPSRNQKLESVLKDAQSEEVNVFVATLAMVYERITGPYWTLLCAGETSYAEFFLPVVELHAQLREWRDDSASIFSPHVPSLFSIQVPDASSLAALLDLDEATQQKVQRAFSHFCVNFVAVTERQLDDFLPGGRYHAVQDPQVLERLRHSHITNLLGEACFGDLDISIYTHRNSSVHHHSTLTMLKRNKTMKAWFNQKSNEEQRQLLLNASSSGPEMRKRHRENDREVKASKRQKLQLQQQRTEADRQKKAREKADIAQEIRQDGGACSSAGDVDRLLERKALQREKLAALKTQIRFFRHVLGFKSELLKLTQDLPGLEQSLKEFLASQDPFPEHRDRWTTTLMRKTSHQSPTPLLQSMRTTSE